Genomic DNA from Candidatus Nitronereus thalassa:
CGTCGGAAAAAAAGAAGGGATATTTCGAATCGTACTTGGACTGGGATTATTGGCCTTGCCACCAATGTTCCAATTTCCCGTGTGGGCAACGACAGTGACTTATGGGTTTGGGCTGGTGGCGCTTATCACCGGAATCATTGGCTATTGTCCGGGGTGGCATCTGTTCGGAATAAACACCTGTCACAAGGATGATTCTAACCAATCTACCAATTGAAAGATTATAGTTACGCTTGAATGACAGGTAGGAAGCCTTCCCTCTTATCCTAATAGCGAGTTCTCCGGTTTTTTCTTTTGTATCGTGCCTTCTTCTCATGCAGCAATGGCCAACAATATCAGGGAGGGGCAGCATGAGATGCTGCAGCTACA
This window encodes:
- a CDS encoding DUF2892 domain-containing protein, coding for MITKNVGKKEGIFRIVLGLGLLALPPMFQFPVWATTVTYGFGLVALITGIIGYCPGWHLFGINTCHKDDSNQSTN